The following nucleotide sequence is from Trifolium pratense cultivar HEN17-A07 linkage group LG2, ARS_RC_1.1, whole genome shotgun sequence.
TAGCTAGTCCCCAAGTTTATAATTATTGCctactttgtatttttttttttggataccaATAACCGAGGGAGGTGGGAGTTGAACACAAGTCCCCTATGTGTAAAACAAATCACCGAGCCACTGGGCCAGGTTGCACGTTTTTTATTGCCCATCTTATATTGAAACTACtattttgaatgaaatgaattaagttGGATTgtctaaaaaaagaaatactcCTATCTTTCGCcgttcacttttttttaatgttaaataaaaaagagtataacttaatttttttcaaatctgattttaattttacataattttttttgtggagAGAAAAGCACATACGTATCTACTGCATGCAAAAGATTTAGCTTTCTGTTTACATTGCCTACCTATGACATTGTAGTACTAATTATATTCAACTTTTTTGGGTAAAAGTTTCATTATTTTGGTATGGATTTGGACTTAAAGGTACCAAGCAGGCAAGCACTATAATGGCAGTACTCAAAATGCACACGGTTGTTAAAATATTCAACCATCATGCATCCATttgcatcaacaacaaaaaattccaattgcTAAATGTCAAAATATTAAAACGTTTATCTTCACGGTATTCTTTTCTTTTAGGATCAATGTCCCATCAGTCATATTCACATTCAAAATGTAAGAAAGATCTTAGTTTCATGAGTcacaagaataaaataaaaattaattcattAAAAATGCTAGGAAAGTCTTAAATCTTCATGATACAAAAATACTCCTAAGTTATATAGGTGATATTTTCCAATTCCAACATTACCTCATATCCaacatcaatatgatattttccAATTCCAACATTTCACCCTTAATGTATATCGTCCATTCTAGGACGTCACAGAAAGATTGATCTCATTGGCTAATTGGATGTAGGGTGGTAAAGTGGGCCGACCCGTCCCAAAAATGACGGGTCAAACGGGCCCAAGCCGTTTTGCCATTCCTAATTGGaagattaataattatttttttttatcaagtaatttAATGACTAAACTCATATACATTAAGTGGTGTATTGACCGACTAAATTACAATTTCTAAATTAATGTTTCCAATTTTGATCACGATGAAATTATTTATGTCTCATAGGTTGAAGTCTAGAATTATACACCTATACTATTCGCTAATAAGTAATAACTTTCCACTATATATTGAGAGAAAATCATATAGGCATGCGAAAGATATTTTGTCATTTCAAGTACATTTTACATTCATAGCCTACCCTCACGACTTTAGtagttttcattttcttctccaCTTTCAAACCACATTTTCATAGCCTACCCCCACTATGTATTGGAATTTTGTAGTACTCAAAATGGATACGCTATTGTTTCAAATTTCTAactatatatacataaaaaacaacaaaaaattccGATGCTATAATTTGATTTGCTAGCTAATTAAGtgtgaaaaaaaacaaaattaaatgtcCACGTTAGCCATATTACACACGTACAAAGGTTAAGAAAAATCTTCCTTATTTCATTATAAAAGGGCTATGGGAAagccttataaaaaaatataagctaATTAAAACCATGGCATCTATCTCACCTCTTTCTTTCATTTCCACAATCAATGTATCTTCCAACTCAAAGAATATTATTACCACTTCTTCCTTGTATCCATTTTCtcaaaaacaacacaaatattCTAAACATAGAAAATCACCAAATTACCACCAAGTGAAGATCACGTGTAGTGACAATAATAGCAACCAAAACAACCCTaatgaagaacaagaacaaCCAAACATTGTAGGACATAGGAGAAATGTCCTAATTGGTCTTGGAGGACTTTATGGTACTTTTGCCACTAACCCTTTTGCCTTAGCTTCTCCAATATCCCCACCGGATCTTTCCACATGTGGCCCACCAGATCTACCCTTAGGAGCATCACCCAATGATATTAATTGTTGTCCACCAAATTCCACAAAAATCATTGACTTCAAAATCCCTTCTTCAAATCAACCCTTAAGGGTAAGACAAGCAGCACATTTAGTCAACGAGGAATATTTAGCAAAATACAAAAAAGCCATTGAACTCATGAAAGCCTTACCATCCAATGATCCACGTAGTTTCACACAACAAGCAAATATTCATTGTGCTTATTGTGATGGTGCATATTCTCAAGTTGGTTTTCCTAACCTAGATCTTCAAGTTCATAATTCTTGgctattttttccttttcatagATGGTATCTTTATTTCTATGAAAGAATTTTAGGTAGTTTGATAAATGATCCAACCTTTGCTTTACCATTTTGGAACTACGACGCTCCTGATGGCATGCAATTTCCTTTGATTTACACTGACAGTACGTCTCCTCTTTATGATGAACTCCGTGATGCGAATCATCAACCTCCAACTATCATAGACTTAAACTATGACGGCGTCGATGACAACGATGATGGAAATGATAGAATTTCCACAAACCTTACTATAATCTATAGACAAGTTGTGTCTAGTGGAAAAACTTCAAGACTTTTTCTTGGAAGCCCTTACCATGCCGGCGATGAACCGGATCCCGGTCCTGGATCTTTAGAGAATGTTCCACATGGAATTGTTCATATATGGAGTGGAGATTCCACTCAACCTAACTTTGAAAACATGGGGATTTTCTATTCAGCCGCAAGAGATCCTATTTTTTTCTCTCACCATTCAAATATTGATAGGTTTTGGTCTATATGGAAAACACTTGGTGGGAAAAGAAAGGATTTCAATGACCAAGATTGGTTAGAATCTGCGTTTTTATTCTATGATGAGAATAAGAATCTTGTTAGGGTAAAGGTTAAGGATTGTCTTGACACAAAAAACTTAGGTTATGTTTACCAAGATGTGGATATTCCATGGCTAAATGCTAAACCTACACCAAAAAGAATACAAAAAAATGTGAATGTTGCTCAAGGAAATTTTTTTGGTGTTGGTGAAGCACATGCAAGTGAGATTAATTCAAGAAGTTATGTTAATTTTCCATTGGTTTTGGATAATGTTGTGAGTGCTATTGTGAAGAGGCCAAATAAATCAAGGAGCAAGAAAGAGaaggaggaagaggaagaggttTTAGTGATTGAAGGGATTGAATTTGATAAGAATTTAGCTATTAAGTTTGATGTGTTTATTAATGATGAAGATGATACAGTGATTAGGCCGGTTAATACTGAGTTTGCTGGAAGTTTTGTGAATGTCCCTCATTCTTCTCATAAACACAAAATGAAGACTAATAGCTGTTTAAGAGTTGGATTAACAGATTTGTTGGAAGATTTGGGTGTTGAAgattgatggataattttcgcaagtgaacgaattaccacgtagtaataaaaatatcgatccacagagattgtgtgattaaactagtcgaatagtgctcataaacattatgcaagaaatacacataaattgggggtatgttgagtgatgaattgttagaaaacgtgctttgatataatggaaaagcgaggtagaatcatcggaatcgcctagtctatagctaaaccacatgcaatctactatatcataggaatctactcaagtgttcacaactagatcgacaaattagtgaatcgcaatctcttgtcaaaatccactctattcgttgtcgatactcccccgatctctcgggcggaagctacctacaacgaatgatattaacgcgcgtcaatcgttcgctacactctatgtctcaatctctcgaccggaaacactcgagcgctcaatgcaattcagttcagaaattaaatcaatactctcgcacgtgacttaactcgaaatcattacaacactaatgaaggattataaagcattaagcatcgaattgcattaaatcaacactatgaacagagtagattcttacacatatagcagattacaactgatccatctacatcctagactatcctagatcctacctccaaagaagcttagctcctcatctcccttcgttcgcgtcctagcttcaacgtcatggcttgtgaatccatgctatcgatgtgcttggagctatcctctggagtcttgaatcccaatcttgaagtttccaaacccagaatgtagatcaaatttgcagaattttccaaccctgtaacagaattatgcagaaaccatatatactgaacgcaaccacgccgcgcgccagatctatcacgccgcgcgtggttgcagatccatcaactacgtcgcgcgtgataacggtatcacgcggcgcgtgatcaagtcagagagcaatcttcttcttgaacaaggcttcacgccgcgcgtggtcaggtatcccGCCACGCGTGAttagagtgaaaatcttggctccctgtgagctccatcacgcggcgcgtgatgggctacgcccccagcgtagtgaaaaacatccatttcctgcaatttttcctgttttcttgcaaaacaagtaatcaagcttatggttagatttctcttatatttattgctaaaaacctactaaaatgcatccaatgttgctaaaataggcctggattagagagtgtgacaattcgtcatcacaaccccaaacttaaacctttccttgtcctcaaggaaacaacttttacctcaagcttttgtgtcaagaccttggcattttccttaaattcactcgaatcatacatacgtgagaatcacctgatgatcaatgatccacctgcaaacaatgctcaattgcacaatcgttcccgcaagacattttcaagtagttcacacttttcgaccaaggctctatgatttcatcacactactcacatgcactcttcagtttatggtaattcactcaaatcaacacatcaatgcaagtcaacaataattttgcaagtaatctaagaattcattcggttcactttgtgcacacacattagaggtcttttagggttataacgtggcttggctagggtggatggtgacattttggctaagtagtagaaaaacttggagttagatccccctattagtcaaagaacattttcataaaccaaaccccttttgaaatatagtggactagagaaatttttcaaatcatcaaacaaagtttttcaattcttttgaattcaaggctatcacttcttttccatattttttttcacattcattcatcttgtttgtttttttttttttttttcattttcttgtttttttttttttttgccttgcaatttttgaaatatttcactcaaaacttttataagatctctagtaccctcaccccaaactttatttgttgctaattccaaagagcaaccccaaacttagcggtgagcaatgcgcatcaaccactaattaggtgcctaacctccaagaaagtcattcctttttttttttttttttattcaaaatgttcttaaggttgtgcaaattaacattttctttttcagctcaaattggttaagcaaaggataattatatgtaagggtggatagaaaggctcaaaggtaccaaggaacatgcctcgtgtgtgctacaaaagtaccaatcaaaataaaaagacgacaagcaaaatcgagagacaatacatgagtggatatcacacatagaaggaaaaggagtgtttggctcaatacctctcggttgggtcgaatcaaagaaccggtcaaaaagtgtgcgttcccttcctttgcctcttgatcacatgagtgcaacaagctattgcactgcaggtttcacaaatcacacacggagaaaatcatgcaattgatactcaagtaacaagaaggaacatgccaacgTATCGAAACAAATTCCAAAGGTAAAAGAAATTCCACaatcaaacataaaaagattcaaattcagagtttaAAGTACATTCATCCAGCCAATTCAAAGGaacatcaaacaattattcataaagtagcataagagtgaaagggaagaaaggaccgtaaactcatgggttgcctcccatgaagcgcttctttctcgtcattagcttgacgcttcatcatcacaagttagggaggatacttcaactttgattcaacccggctcctcttgttctcttcattcaaaggagcaatattaatatcaataagtaatgatttcacacttcccgcatcactcttgagatcttcccctttggtcttcaaattggttctttccttcttactagaccgtgatggagatttcttagagtctttcttcaccgaagctttcaatgatgaagtggaagacttttgaggattaaCAACCGGATTGGGCTCTTCATCTTTGGCCACCTTGTacaaacaatagataggaaccacaccatccaagtcccatcctaggtcgtcattcactttctccgcttcttttaacaagtcattctcttctagtggagtgagcaaatcacttatgatcacgggtttcctagagtcgccacccaaaaacacatacttccatttaggaggaagttctttcaattcTGGTGGCTTTTTTAT
It contains:
- the LOC123910309 gene encoding polyphenol oxidase A1, chloroplastic-like, producing the protein MASISPLSFISTINVSSNSKNIITTSSLYPFSQKQHKYSKHRKSPNYHQVKITCSDNNSNQNNPNEEQEQPNIVGHRRNVLIGLGGLYGTFATNPFALASPISPPDLSTCGPPDLPLGASPNDINCCPPNSTKIIDFKIPSSNQPLRVRQAAHLVNEEYLAKYKKAIELMKALPSNDPRSFTQQANIHCAYCDGAYSQVGFPNLDLQVHNSWLFFPFHRWYLYFYERILGSLINDPTFALPFWNYDAPDGMQFPLIYTDSTSPLYDELRDANHQPPTIIDLNYDGVDDNDDGNDRISTNLTIIYRQVVSSGKTSRLFLGSPYHAGDEPDPGPGSLENVPHGIVHIWSGDSTQPNFENMGIFYSAARDPIFFSHHSNIDRFWSIWKTLGGKRKDFNDQDWLESAFLFYDENKNLVRVKVKDCLDTKNLGYVYQDVDIPWLNAKPTPKRIQKNVNVAQGNFFGVGEAHASEINSRSYVNFPLVLDNVVSAIVKRPNKSRSKKEKEEEEEVLVIEGIEFDKNLAIKFDVFINDEDDTVIRPVNTEFAGSFVNVPHSSHKHKMKTNSCLRVGLTDLLEDLGVEDDDSVVVTLVPRYVKGLVKIGNIKIELED